The Hymenobacter swuensis DY53 genome includes the window TGCTGCTGGACATGCACGGCCACGTCGCCGAAGGTCCCGGGGCCAACTTCTTCTTTGAGCGCCAGGGTGAGCTGGTTACGCCCCCGGCCGGCAGCATTCTGCGCGGCATCACCCGCAACACCATCATCGACCTGGCCCGCGAAGCCGGCATCACCGTCACGGAGCGGTTTTTCGGCCCCGAGGAGTTGCGCACCGCCGAGGCCGCCTTCATGACGGGCACCGCCGCCGAGGTTATCGGCATTGCCTCGGTGGATGATGTGGTGTTCGAGCGCCCCTTCCAGCAAACCATTGGTGGCATGCTGGCCCGGCATTATCACGCACTGGTGACGGGGCAGTCGGTAGGCGTGGCGCTGTAGAGACGCGACACTTCGCGTCTCGGCGTCAGAACAACAACGGCTGCACAGTAAGTCAACCTCCAACGCAACAACCTCAGCAACGACGAGACGCGAAGTGTCGCGTCTCTACAACCACTAACCCCGGCGGCCTCCTCTGCCAATCGGCAGGCTCCCTCTCTCCCCCTGGAGAGGGGGCCGGGAGGTGAGACGACCCGCCTGGACGAAGCGGTAGAGATGCTTCGCGGGGCTCAGCATGACGTTCTTTTTTTCTGCCTGCATACTACGCACTAAGCACCAGGCACTACCCCCTACCATCATGGCCCTCAACAAATACAGCCGCATTTACACCCAGGATGACAGTCTGCCGGCCTCGCAGGCCATGCTGATTGGCTCCGGTATTGCGGAGGCCGATTTGCGCAAGCCGTTCGTGGGCATCTGCTCCACGGGCTTCGAGGGCAACACCTGCAACATGCACCTCAATCAGCTGGCCGACGCGGTGAAGCAGGGCGTGCAGGAGCAGGATTTGGTGGGGCTGCGCTTCAATACCATCGGCATTTCGGACGGCATCACCAACGGCACACCGGGCATGCGCTACTCGCTGGTGTCCCGGGAAATCATTGCCGATTCCATTGAGGCCATGGCCGGGGCCCACAACTACGACGCCCTGGCCTGCGTGGTGGGCTGCGACAAAAACATGCCTGGGGCCCTCATTGCAATGGCCCGCCTCAACCGCCCCAGCCTGATGGTGTACGGCGGCACCATCCGGGGCGGCACGTTCAAGGGGCAGCAGCTCAACATTGTGTCGTGCTTTGAGGCGTATGGGCAGAAATTGCAGGGGCAAATTTCGGACGAGGATTACCGCGGCATCATCCGCAACGCCTGTCCGGGCCCGGGAGCCTGCGGGGGCATGTACACGGCCAACACCCTGGCCGCCGCCATCGAAACGCTGGGTCTGAGCGTGCCCTACTCCTCGTCGGCCCCGGCCGAAAGCGCCGAGAAGCAGCAGGAATGCCGCAGCACCGGCGCGTACCTGCGCCGCCTGCTGGAGCTGGACCTCAAACCCCGCGACATTCTGGTGCGCGAGGCCTTCGAAAACGCCATGGTGGTGACTACCGTGCTGGGCGGCTCCACCAACGCCGTGCTGCACCTCATAGCCATTGCCCACGCCGCCGGCGTGCAGCTCACGCTCGAAGACTTCCAGGCCGTGAGCGACCGGACGCCGGTGCTGGCCGACCTCAAGCCCAGCGGCAAGTACCTGATGGAAGACCTTTCGGCCCGGGGCGGGGTGCCGGCCGTGCTCAAAACCCTGCTCAACGCCGGCCTGCTCCACGGCGACCTGCTGACCGTAACGGGCCGCACTTTGGCCGAAAACCTGGCCGACGTGGCCCCGCTAGGTCCCGAGCAGGACATTCTGCGCCCCGCCAGCAACCCCATCAAGCCCGACGGCCACATTCAGATTTTGTACGGCAACCTGGCCCCCCGGGGCGCAGTGGCTAAGATTACCGGCAAGGAAGGCACCCGCTTCGCCGGCCCGGCCATCGTGTTCGACTCAGAGGAAGAGCTGAACGAGGGCATTGTGCAGGGCCTGATTCAGCCGGGCCACGTGGTCGTCATTCGGTACGTGGGGCCCAAGGGTGGGCCGGGCATGCCCGAGATGCTCAAACCCACGTCGGCCATCATCGGGGCTGGGCTGGGCGACAAAGTGGCCCTGCTAACCGACGGCCGATTTTCGGGCGGTACCCACGGCTTCGTTATCGGACACGTGAGCCCCGAGGCTTACGACGGCGGCCCGCTGGCCCTGGTGGAAAACGACGACTGGATTACGCTGGACGCCGCCGCCAACACCATCGACGTGGCCCTGAGCGACGAACAGCTGGCCCTGCGCCGCCAGCAGTGGCAGCAGCCCGCGCCCCCGGTCAGCCAGGGCGTGCTGCTGAAATACATCCGCACCGTGAGCGACGCCAGCCACGGCTGCATCACCGACTTAGCCGACCACCGCCATGTTCCCGAACCCGCAGCTTCAATCCGCGCCAGCCTCGCCTGAGGCCCTGGCCGTCCCGCAGGTATCCGGTGCCGTGGCCCTGTTGCAGGGCCTGGTGGCCGAGGGCGTGGATACGATTTTCGGCTACCCCGGCGGGGCCATCATCCCCATTTATGATGCCCTGTACGATTTTCAGGAGCAGCTGAACCACGTGCTCGTGCGCCACGAGCAGGGCGGGATTCACGCCGCCCAGGGCTACGCCCGGGCTTCGGGGCGGGTGGGCGTGGTGTTTGCCACCAGCGGCCCCGGTGCCACCAACCTGGTAACCGGTCTGGCCGATGCCCAGATTGACTCCACGCCGCTGGTGTGCATCACGGGGCAGGTGTTTGCGCATCTGCTGGGTACTGACGCCTTCCAGGAAACCGACATTCTGAACATCACCACGCCTGTTACCAAGTGGAACCACCAGATAACGGACGCCCGGGACATTCCGGCCGCGCTGGCCAAGGCCTTCTACATTGCCCGCAGCGGCCGGCCCGGCCCGGTGCTGCTGGACATCACCAAAAACGCCCAGCTGCAGCTTTTCGAGCACGCCGGCTACGAGCCCTGCACCCACATCCGCAGCTACCGGCCCCGGCCCGTGGTGCGCCCCGAGTACGTGCAGCGCGCCGCCGAGCTAATCAACCAGGCCCAGCGCCCGTTGGTGCTCTGGGGCCAAGGCGTGCTGCTGGGTAGCGCGGAAGCTGAGTTCCGGGAGTTCATCGAAAAAAGCGGCATTCCGGCGGCTTGGACGATTCTGGGAGCCGGGGCCCTGCCCACAGGCCACCCGCTGAACGTGGGCATGCTGGGCATGCATGGCAACTATGGCCCCAACGTCCTGACCAACGAGTGCGACGTGCTCATTGCCATCGGCATGCGCTTCGACGACAGGGTAACAGGCCGCCTCGACAAATACGCCCGCCAGGCCCAGATCATCCACCTCGACATCGACCCCACCGAAATCGACAAGAACGTAACGGCCACCGTACCGGTGTGGGGCGACTGCAAAGAAACCCTGCCCCTACTCACGCAGCTGGTAGCCGCCCGCCAGCACCCGGCATGGCGCCAACGCTTCCGCGACCATGACGCCGAGGAAGTAGCCGCCGTGATTCAGGACGAGCTATTCCCGACCCAGGACGAGCTGACCATGGGCGAGGTGATTCACCAGCTCAACCAGCTGACCCAGGGCGAGGCCATTATCGTGACGGATGTGGGCCAACACCAGATGGTAGCCTGCCGGTACGCCCGCCTCAACCACCCGCGCCTGAGCATTACCAGCGGCGGCCTGGGCACCATGGGCTTTGCGCTGCCGGCCGCCATCGGGGCCAAGTATGGCGCACCGCATCGCACGGTGGTGGCCGTCATCGGCGACGGGGGTATTCAGATGACGATTCAGGAGCTGGGCACCATCATGCAAACCGGCATCGAGGTAAAGATTCTGCTGCTCAACAACCAGTTTCTGGGCATGGTGCGGCAGTGGCAGGAGCTCTTCCACGAGCGGCGCTACTCCGCCGTAGAAATTGCTAGCCCCGACTACGTGACGGTAGCCAACGGCTACGGTATTGCCGCCCGCCGCGTGGAGCACCGCCCCGATCTGCAACCCGCCCTCCGCCAGTTGCTGTCGCACCCCGGCTCCTTCCTGCTGGAAGTGCGCGTGACCCGCGAAAACAACATCTTCCCGATGGTACCCCAGGGCTGCGGCGTGGGCGAAATCCGGTTGAAGTAACGTGTCATTGCGAGGAGGCACGACGAAGCAATCCTTCCTTCTCACAGCGCCTCACCTCGAACCAAGACAAACCCTGACCGAAGCTATCAATAAAAAGTTTTGGACTAGGTCGGAGCTTTTGCCCTTGAAAAGGAAGGATTGCTTCGCTCCGCTTGCAATGACGTGCGTGCTACCCGTCTCACCTCTCATGTTTCATCGCCTCATGTCCAAGCAAGAATACAACATCACGGCGTACACCGAGAACCAGGTGGGACTGCTCAACCGGCTGGCCATCATCTTCTCGCGGCGCAAAATCAACATCGAGAGCCTGAACACCTCACCTTCGGAGATTGAGGGGATTCACCGCTTCAACATTGTGGTGCACGAGTCGGAGGAGGTGGTGCGCAAGATTGCCCGCCAGATGGAAAAGCAGGTAGAGGTGCTGAAGGTGTACTTCAACCCCAACGAGGAAGTCATCTGGCAGGAAATGGCCCTCTACAAAGTGCCCACCGACGTCATTGCCGAGCGGGCGCTGGTAGAGCGGCTGCTGCGCGAGCACGGGGCCCGGGTGGTACTCATCCGCAAGGATTACACGGTGTTTGAAACCACGGGTCACCGCGAAGAAACCGACAAGTTGCTGGCCGTGCTGCACCCCTACGGCCTCATCGAGTTTGTGCGCTCGGCCCGCATTGCCATCATCAAAACCAGCCAAGGCTTCCACCACAAGCTGCGCGAGTTCGAGCGCCAGCAGCCCGGCGAGGAAGTAAGCGAAAACGAGTTCCTCGACCGCCGCGACAAGGTGTTTTCGATGTGACCCCACCAGAACGTCATTCCGAGCAGCGCGAGGAATCTCGCGTGCTGACGCCCGAGGCTAATCGTCATACTGAGCCTGTCGAAGTATCGATACTGCTTTGCTGGAATAGCATTCCAGAGTCAGCACGCGAGATTCCTCGACTTCGCCTCCGGCTACGCTCGGAATGACGTGCTTTTTAACAACCAGCAACAAACAACTACCAACCATAAACCCAACTCCATCATGGCAACCATCAACTTTGGCGGCGTAGAAGAACACGTTGTAACCCGCGAGGAATTCCCGCTGGAAAAGGCCCGCACCATTCTGCAAAGCGAGACGATTGCCGTTCTGGGCTACGGCGTGCAGGGTCCCGGCCAGGCCCTGAACCTACGCGACAACGGCTTCCGCGTGATTGTGGGGCAGCGGCCCGATTCGGCTTCGTGGCGCAAGGCCGAGGCCGATGGCTGGGTGGCCGGCGAAACGCTGTTCGGCCTGGAAGAAGCGGCCGAGCGGGGCACCATCCTGGCCAACCTATTGTCGGATGCCGGCCAGATTGCCGTGTGGCCCACTCTCAAACCCCACCTCACGGCCGGCAAAACCCTGTACTTCTCCCACGGCTTCGGCATCACCTTCAACGACCAAACGGGCATCATCCCGCCCGCCGATGTGGACGTGGTGCTGGTAGCGCCCAAAGGCAGCGGCACCAGTCTGCGCCGGCTGTTTGTGGCTGGCGGCGGATTGAACTCGTCGTTTGCCGTGTACCAGGATGCCACCGGCCACGCCTACGAGAAGGCCGTGGCGCTGGGCATCGGGGTGGGCTCGGGCTACCTGTTCGAAACCGATTTCCGCAAGGAAGTGTACTCCGACCTCACCGGCGAGCGGGGCGTACTGATGGGCGCGCTGGCCGGCATCATCGAGGCCCAGTACCAGGTGCTGCGCCAGCGCGGCCACTCGCCCTCCGAGGCCTTCAACGAAACCGTGGAGGAACTCACCCAGAGCCTAGTGCCGCTGGTGGGCGAAAACGGCATGGACTGGATGTTCAGCAACTGCTCCGTCACGGCCCAGCGCGGCGCCCTCGACTGGAAGGGCCGCTTCCGCGAAGCTACCCTGCCCGTGCTCAACGAGCTGTACGACAGCGTGGCCTCGGGCCAGGAAGCGGCCCGCACCATCCAGCGCGGCTCCACGCCCGGCTACCGCCAGGAACTGGAAGCCGAGCTGACGGAAGTACGCAACTCGGAGCTGTGGCAGACCGGCGCCACCGTGCGCGAGCTACGCTCCCGCGCCGCCGAAAAAGTAGAACAGGAAGAAGCCTACGCCCTCACGGCCGACGGTAATTAGAACGCAACCGGCTGTCATATTTCTTCTGTCATCCTGAGCTTGCGAAGGACCTTATCACGTGAAAACGGTAATCGTAACAACGACTCGTTCCAGCGTGGTAAGGTCCTTCGCTCTGCTCAGGATGACAGGTGTTTTTCATTTTCCAGATGCATCCTCCCCAACCCGCCACCCTCACCCCCGCCCTGCCGCTGCCCCTGGTGGAGCAGGCGGCCCGCACGCTGCAGGGCGTCATCAGTCCCACGCTGCTGCAGCACAATTTGGGGCTTTCGGCGGCCTACGGGGCTACTATTTATCTGAAGCGGGAAGATCTGCAGGTGGTGCGCTCCTACAAGATTCGGGGGGCGTACAACAAGATGGCGGGGCTGCCGGCCGATGAGGCCACCCGGCCGGTGGTGTGCGCCTCGGCCGGCAACCACGCCCAGGGCGTGGCCTACGCCTGCCAGCTGCTGGGCCGGCGCGGCTACATCTTCATGCCCGCCGCCACCCCCGCCCAGAAGGTGGACAAAGTGCGCCTGTTCGGGCGCGACCAGGTGGAAATCGTGCTGACCGGGGCCACGTTTGATGATTCGTCGAGGGAGGCGCAGGAGTTTTGCCAGCAGCGCCAGGGCGTGTACGTGCACCCGTTCGATGATGCGGCCGTGATGGCCGGGCAGGCCACCGTGGGTCTGGAAATCCTCCGCGACGCGCCCGCGCCCATTGATTTCGTGTTCATGCCCATCGGGGGCGGCGGGCTGGCGGCGGGCGTGAGCAGCGTGTTCCGGCAGCTCAGTCCCGCCACCCGGCTGGTGGGTGTGCAGCCGTTGGGCGCGCCCTCCATGCACCGCGCCATCCAGACGGGGCAGCGCCAGCCGCTGGAGCACATCGAGAGCTTCGTGGATGGGGCGGCGGTGAAGTGCCCCGGCGAGCTGACGTTTGCCATCTGTCGGGAGCTGCTGGATGAGGTGGCGCTGGTGCCCGAGGGCCAGGTGTGCGAGGACCTGTTGCGCATGTACAACGAGGAAGGCATTGTGCTGGAGCCAGCCGGCACACTCAGTCTCTCGGTGCTGCACCAGTACGCCGGCCAGATCCGGGGCAAAACGGTGGTGTGCATCCTCAGCGGCTCCAACAACGACATCACCCGCATGGAGGACATCAAGGAGCGGGCGTTGCGCCACCAGGGCCGCAAGCACTATTTCCTGGTCACCTTCAACCAGAAGCCCGGGGCCCTGCGCCGCTTCGTGAACCACGTACTGCGCGAGGATGATGACATCATCCAGTTTCAATACATCAAGAAGAATAACAAGGAAAAAGGCCCCGTTTTCGTCGGCCTGGAAGTGCAGCGCCCCCACGATATTGCCGAAATCCAGCAGCGCATGGTAGCCGAGGGATTTTCGTACGAGTATTTAAACGGGAAGCAGGATTTTTTGAGTTTGCTGGTGTGAATCGTCTGACTAATAAATCAAATGCTCAAATCCTGTTCACTCTTTTCAGCGACACTAACCTTATATGAGATAATAGTAAAAATACCATAGAACAAGAGCCAAAGACCTGAAAAGGCTTTTGTTTCTCTTGATTTATAGTACGTATACTTTTCTTTACTCAGATACTCTGTTATTTTACCATGATTCTGCAGAATATATTTATCATCCTTAATTTCAGGATTTCCATTTTGAGAAGCAACGAAGGTCATCAAATTGAATACCACATATAAAGAGCCAGATACAGCAACTAATTTCACCCAACTAGGAATACCTTTAAATATCAATTCCAAAGGAATTCCTGAACTCATCAGATTGGATTCATTTGATTGTTGATAATCCTGGAATTCTTCACTTTGCTTGTATTTAATAAATACAAAAATTCCAACAGCAAAAATCCCAATATGGAGCAACCATACAAAAGGGAAATATTCACTCACATCAATAGTAAAACAAGAGAGTATATGAGCTATCAGACTTAACAGGAAACCTAACGAAGCGGCATATAGTAGCCAATTGCTCTTTTCAGGCATGTTCATTCTTAATACACAATCAGTCATTCTCTCGCTGCAACAAGATATGAACATCGTATAGATTTTGCTTAAACAACACCAACCGTTCAACGCCGAGACGCGAAGTATCGCGTCTCTACGGCAGTTGGCCTTTGTAAGCCACTTAGCAACTATACACTATCAATCAGCTACTTACATCCACATCAGCAACTTTTTGAAATAGTAGGCGTGTCGAAAAACGGTTTCGGGAGGCCGGGGCTGGGGGTGTACTTGGGGCTTTCCTTCTGCCACGAAGTCATTGCCCATGTCTACCGAGAAAGTCCACATCTTCGATACTACCCTGCGCGACGGGGAGCAAGTGCCCGGCTGCAAACTGAACCGGGACGAGAAACTGCTCATTGCCCGGCAGCTGGAGCTACTCGGCGTGGACGTGATTGAGGCCGGCTTCCCGGTTTCCAGTCCCGGCGACTTTGCGGCGGTGGCGGCCATTGCGGCCCAAACCCGCGAGGCCACCGTCTGCGGCCTTTCCCGGGCCGTGGAAAACGACATTCGCACGGCGGCCGAGGCCCTGAAAGCGGCCCGCTACCCGCGCATTCACACGGGTATCGGCACTTCGGAGTCGCACATCCGGTACAAGCTGCTGAGCACGCCCGAGCAGGTGCTGGAACGGGCGGTGGCGGCCGTGAAGCTGGCCAAGTCGCTGGTGGAGGACGTGGAGTTTTACGCCGAGGACGCCGGCCGCACCGACAACGAGTTTCTGGCCCGCGTGTGCGAGGCCGCCATTCGGGCCGGGGCCACCGTGCTCAACATCCCCGACACCACCGGCTATTGCCTTCCGGCCGAGTACGGCGCCAAAATCAAGTACCTCGTGGACAACGTGCGCGGCATTGAGCGGGTGCGCCTCTCCACCCACTGTCACAACGATTTGGGCATGGCCACCGCCAACTCCATTGCGGGCGTGCTGGGCGGGGCCCGGCAGGTGGAGTGCACCATCAACGGCGTGGGCGAGCGGGCCGGCAACACGGCCCTCGAAGAAGCCGTGATGGTGCTCCGCCAGCACCCTTACCTCAACTTCAGCACCGGCATCAACACCAAGCTGCTGGCCGAAACCTCGGCTATGGTGTCGCACCTGATGAGCATGCCGGTGCAGCCCAACAAGGCCATTGTGGGAGCCAACGCCTTTGCCCACTCCAGCGGCATCCACCAGGACGGCGTGATTAAGCACCGCGAAACCTACGAAATCATCGACCCGCGCGAGGTGGGTATGCCCGATTCCAGCATTGTGCTCACCGCCCGCTCAGGCCGCGCCGCGTTGGCCTACCGCCTCCAGAAAATCGGCTACGACTTCGACCGCGTGGCCCTCAACAAAGCCTACACCCATTTCCTCGTCCTGGCCGACCGTCAAAAGGAGGTCGTGGACGAGGATTTGCGCGTGATGGTAGAACAGCAACAGCTGGTAACTGCGGGGTGATTCGCCAGCGCAGTAGAACGTCATGCTGAGCGCAGCCGAAGCATCTCGCGTGCTGATGTATGAATAGCATTGCAACGTCAGCACGCGAGATGCTTCGACAGGCTCAGCATGACGTCCTTTCCCTTCACACCCTATTCCTTCCTGCACTAACCACCCCCACCCCCTCTCCCATGCCTCACACCTTATTCGATAAAATCTGGGATGCGCACGTGGTGCGCGAGGTGGCCGGCGGGCTGTCGGTGTTTTACATTGACCGGCACCTGATTCATGAGGTGACCAGCCCCCAGGCCTTCGACGAGCTGACGGCCCGGGGCCTGACGCTGCGCCGCCCCGGGCAGATACTGGCCACCGCCGACCACAACGTGCCCACCCGCCACCAGGACCAGCCGATTCAAGACCCTTTGTCCCGGTCCCAGGTGGATAAGCTCACCGAAAACTGCGCCCGCCACGGCGTAGAGCTGTACGGGCTGGGCCACCCCTACCAGGGCATCGTTCACGTCATCGGGCCGGAGCTGGGCCTCACGCAGCCGGGCCTTACCATCGTGTGCGGCGACTCCCACACCTCCACCCACGGCGCGTTCGGCACCATTGCGTTTGGCATCGGTACCAGTCAGGTGACGCAGGTAATGGCCTCGCAGTGCCTGCTGCTGGATAAGCCCCGGCGCATGCGCATTACCGTGGATGGGGAGCTGCAGCCGGGCGTATCGGCCAAGGATATTATTCTGCACGTAATTGCCCAATTAGGTACGGGCGGAGCCACCGGCTACTTTGTGGAGTACGCCGGCAGCGCCATCCGGAACCTGAGCATGGAAGGCCGCATGACGGTGTGCAACATGAGCATCGAAATGGGCGCGCGCGGTGGCCTCATTGCCCCCGATGCCACCACCTTTGAGTACCTGCACGGCCGCCCTTACGCTCCCCAGGCCGAGGCCTGGGACTGGGCTGTGGCGCATTGGCAAACTCTGTTTTCGGATGAGGACGCGCAGTTTGATGCGGAGTTACACTTTGACGCAACGGTTATCCGGCCTATGATAACCTTCGGTACCAACCCCGGTATGGGTATGGCGCTGGCCGGCCGCATTCCGGCCCTGTCCGAGGCGGCCGAGGCCCCGAGCTTCGAAAAGTCGCTGCGGTACATGGGCTTTGCGGCGGGCGAGTCGCTGCTGGGCCAGGAAATCAGCCACGTGTTCATCGGCAGCTGCACCAACTCCCGCATCGAGGATCTGCGCACGGTGGCGGCCTACGTGCGGGGCAAGCGCAAAGCGCCCCACGTGGAGGCCATCATCGTGCCCGGCTCCCAGCAGGTGGCTCGGCAGGCCCGGGCCGAAGGCCTCGACCAGGTGCTGGCCGACGCCGGCTTTGAGCTGCGCGAGCCGGGCTGCAGTGCCTGCCTGGCCATGAACGAAGACAAGATTCCGGCCGGGGCTTACTGCGTATCCACTTCCAACCGCAACTTCGAGGGCCGCCAGGGTCCCGGTGCCCGCACCCTGCTGGCCTCCCCGCTGGTAGCCGCCATTACGGCCGTGGAAGGCCGGCTGGTGGACGTAGCAGAGTACGTGCTCGATTACGCGAACCAAGACTAGCACTAAAACTAGCTCCCCTCCTTTCCAAGGAGGGGAGCTAGTTCTAAAAACAGCTTATCAACCCCTCTCTCACTCCACCCATGGAAAAATTCGCCACCCTGCGCTCCGGTGTGGTTCCGTTGCCCATTGAAAACGTGGACACCGACCAGATCATCCCGGCGCGCTTCCTGAAAGCCACCACCCGCGAAGGGTTCGGCCGGAACCTGTTTGCCGACTGGCGCTACGCCGCCGACGGCCAGCCCAAGCCGGATTTCGTGCTGAATGATGCCCGCTACCAGGGCCACCGAATCTTGCTGGCCGGTAAAAACTTCGGGTGCGGCTCCAGCCGGGAGCACGCCGCCTGGGCGTTGTATGACGCCGGGTTTCGGGTAGTCATCAGCAGCTACTTCGCCGATATTTTCCGGGGCAACGCCCTCAACACCGGCCTGCTGCCGCTGCAGGTGACGCCCGCGGAGCTGCATGAGCTGTTTGCCTTAGTGGCACAGGATGCCCAGGCCGAGCTGACGGTGGACCTGCCCAGCCAGACGCTGCAGGTACCGGGCCGCCCCGAGCCGATGCGCTTCGAGCTGGACGCCTACAAGAAAGAGTGCCTCATCAACGGATACGACGACATCGATTTTCTCATTAGCCAGGAATCGGCTATTACCGCCTTCGAGCAGCAACGGACATGGGTATTTTAAGCAAACACATTGTGGTATTGCCCGGCGACGGCATCGGGCCGGAAGTGTGCGCCGAGGCGGTGCGCGTGTTGCGGGCCGTGGCCGACCGGTTTGGGCACGAGTTTCACTTCGACTACCACCTGATGGGCGCCTGCGCTATTGATGCCACCGGCTCGCCCCTGCCCGAACTCACGCTGGATGCCTGCCACCAGGCCGATGCCGTGCTGCTGGGCGCCATCGGCGACCCTAAGTACGATAACGCCCCCGCCGCCCCGGTGCGCCCTGAGCAGGGCCTGCTGCGCCTGCGCAAGGAGCTGGGCCTGTACGCCAACATCCGCCCCGTTATGGCTTACGACCAGCTGCTGGAACACTCCCCGCTCAAAGCCGACCGCATTCAGGGCACCGATATGCTGATTTTCCGGGAGCTGACGGGCGGGGTGTATTTCGGCGAGAAGGGCCGCTTCAACGATGGGAATTCGGCTTACGACAACTGCACTTACTCGCGGGAGGAGATTGAGCGGATTGCCCACCGGGCTTTCCGGGCCGCCGAAACCCGTCGCCACAAGCTCACGCTGGTAGACAAGGCCAACGTGCTGGAAACCTCCCGCCTCTGGCGCGAAACCGTGCAGCAGCTGGCCCCGCAGTACCCCAGCGTGGCCCTCGACTACCTGTTCGTGGACAACGCCGCCATGCAGATCATCCTGAACCCGCGCCAGTTCGACGTGATTCTGACCGAAAACATGTTCGGCGACATCATCTCTGACGAAGCCTCTGTCATTGCCGGCTCCTTGGGGATGCTGCCCTCCGCCTCGGTGGGCGATGCAGTTGCCTTGTTCGAGCCCATTCACGGCTCGTATCCGCAGGCCAAGGGTAAGGGCATTGCCAACCCCATTGCCACCATCCTGTCGGCAGCTATGCTGCTGGACCACTTCGGGCTGACCGAGGAAGCCGTCACCGTGCGCGACGCCGTGCAGCACGCCCTCGACCAGCAGGTGGTCACGCCCGAGCTGAACCCGGCCACCCGCTATACCACCGAGCAGGTGGGCAGCTTTATTGCCTACGCCGTGCTGGATATTGCCGACTGCGAGATGCACCGCAACAACATCCGCCTGGGCATGAGCACCATTATTTAGCCGCACTACTATTTCGTGGCCCGTTTTCTACGGTCCGGGCTGGTGTATCTGAACACCAGAGGCAGGCATGCTGCAACAGCCAATTCGCCCCGTTCAGCCCCCGCCGGATATCAGCCCGGATTGTAGAGAACCGGCCATGCCTATGGAGTAGGCAGCGGCACCCATTTGCACCGGAGAGGGGTGCCCAAGGCCCGGAATGCTGACAGCTGCTGTCGGCGTCCGGGCCTTTTTGGTGGCGGAAGCCGACGGTTCACCCAAACGGCTTTTACGCTTCGCCCACGGCAGTAGCCGTTTCGCCCGGTTTGCGTGGGTGGATGTGCCGGATGATGCGGATGTTTGACCCAGTTAACGGCTCGCTAACCGCCTCTCCCATCCTTTACTCCTGCTCTCATGTTCCGCTTCCTTTCCTCCACTGTTCGTTTCCTGATGCTGTTGCTTCTTGTGGCATTGAGCACTGTTGCCCAGGCCCAGAAGCAGGCTGCGTTGCCTGTCGGTTCCCGCGCCATCTTCACTTACGATTCGGTAAAACTGTTTGTGCAGG containing:
- a CDS encoding 2-isopropylmalate synthase, with translation MSTEKVHIFDTTLRDGEQVPGCKLNRDEKLLIARQLELLGVDVIEAGFPVSSPGDFAAVAAIAAQTREATVCGLSRAVENDIRTAAEALKAARYPRIHTGIGTSESHIRYKLLSTPEQVLERAVAAVKLAKSLVEDVEFYAEDAGRTDNEFLARVCEAAIRAGATVLNIPDTTGYCLPAEYGAKIKYLVDNVRGIERVRLSTHCHNDLGMATANSIAGVLGGARQVECTINGVGERAGNTALEEAVMVLRQHPYLNFSTGINTKLLAETSAMVSHLMSMPVQPNKAIVGANAFAHSSGIHQDGVIKHRETYEIIDPREVGMPDSSIVLTARSGRAALAYRLQKIGYDFDRVALNKAYTHFLVLADRQKEVVDEDLRVMVEQQQLVTAG
- the leuC gene encoding 3-isopropylmalate dehydratase large subunit, with product MPHTLFDKIWDAHVVREVAGGLSVFYIDRHLIHEVTSPQAFDELTARGLTLRRPGQILATADHNVPTRHQDQPIQDPLSRSQVDKLTENCARHGVELYGLGHPYQGIVHVIGPELGLTQPGLTIVCGDSHTSTHGAFGTIAFGIGTSQVTQVMASQCLLLDKPRRMRITVDGELQPGVSAKDIILHVIAQLGTGGATGYFVEYAGSAIRNLSMEGRMTVCNMSIEMGARGGLIAPDATTFEYLHGRPYAPQAEAWDWAVAHWQTLFSDEDAQFDAELHFDATVIRPMITFGTNPGMGMALAGRIPALSEAAEAPSFEKSLRYMGFAAGESLLGQEISHVFIGSCTNSRIEDLRTVAAYVRGKRKAPHVEAIIVPGSQQVARQARAEGLDQVLADAGFELREPGCSACLAMNEDKIPAGAYCVSTSNRNFEGRQGPGARTLLASPLVAAITAVEGRLVDVAEYVLDYANQD
- the leuD gene encoding 3-isopropylmalate dehydratase small subunit; this encodes MEKFATLRSGVVPLPIENVDTDQIIPARFLKATTREGFGRNLFADWRYAADGQPKPDFVLNDARYQGHRILLAGKNFGCGSSREHAAWALYDAGFRVVISSYFADIFRGNALNTGLLPLQVTPAELHELFALVAQDAQAELTVDLPSQTLQVPGRPEPMRFELDAYKKECLINGYDDIDFLISQESAITAFEQQRTWVF
- the leuB gene encoding 3-isopropylmalate dehydrogenase, coding for MGILSKHIVVLPGDGIGPEVCAEAVRVLRAVADRFGHEFHFDYHLMGACAIDATGSPLPELTLDACHQADAVLLGAIGDPKYDNAPAAPVRPEQGLLRLRKELGLYANIRPVMAYDQLLEHSPLKADRIQGTDMLIFRELTGGVYFGEKGRFNDGNSAYDNCTYSREEIERIAHRAFRAAETRRHKLTLVDKANVLETSRLWRETVQQLAPQYPSVALDYLFVDNAAMQIILNPRQFDVILTENMFGDIISDEASVIAGSLGMLPSASVGDAVALFEPIHGSYPQAKGKGIANPIATILSAAMLLDHFGLTEEAVTVRDAVQHALDQQVVTPELNPATRYTTEQVGSFIAYAVLDIADCEMHRNNIRLGMSTII